A genomic window from Schistocerca serialis cubense isolate TAMUIC-IGC-003099 chromosome 4, iqSchSeri2.2, whole genome shotgun sequence includes:
- the LOC126475208 gene encoding uncharacterized protein LOC126475208 isoform X2 produces MHPPGDSEAATKSREQSTDAIKNENEPSSEGQHTEEDHSSNAVQASVPQTRSSTKAQQNKSDENIGSNKGEAEDGKGMSQSSTPQTRSSAKVRSKSEEMIVPDKSENEDGDNKIIRTTRGNSKVRNDDKSSSTEAAHLTEERVTGHNTRSATKLKPDVSDEPEQQEEGGNISKTRKVKKDTKTTVPDTEGDTESVNRQETEVLSSVDTVKKTHTQDHLEDSCQVSEDLTSDAALETDQQEKETVKSEELVTRNDKEASTVLQNVKHIVGNKSPRLILSQIDKHLEPSPEKGTNTFAASSDIGEIKDSPRRSSRRGTSRVKIDKEEIQLPCRTPHRDHSRTPIHIQQPAEQRETGDSFAASIRSISCRRSIRDSPYVSKINDSFQKQRITKQQVTVKKTTKEYLSDSKLDVSTEKSIDVTTESDESYVSRDKIGKRKASTLETAEKDQDHKKKCTVKSEQSSSVISAVSSPLQLLTQKPEPVSSSTPLKVVECCETVHMELSEESITDESVAYEKAQDNISEQSLSFEKGAPVPEPICEPVSRKWCSIM; encoded by the coding sequence ATGCACCCACCAGGGGACTCTGAAGCAGCTACAAAAAGCCGTGAACAATCAACAGATgccattaaaaatgaaaatgagccCAGCTCTGAAGGTCAGCATACGGAGGAAGATCATTCTTCAAATGCAGTTCAGGCCTCAGTTCCACAAACAAGGTCGAGCACCAAAGCCCAACAGAATAAATCTGATGAAAACATAGGTTCAAATAAAGGTGAAGCTGAGGATGGGAAGGGAATGAGTCAGTCCTCAACTCCACAAACACGATCTTCTGCCAAAGTCAGAAGTAAGTCAGAAGAGATGATAGTCCCAGACAAGAGTGAAAATGAGGATGGTGATAATAAAATAATCCGTACTACCAGAGGAAATAGTAAAGTAAGAAATGATGATAAAAGCAGTAGTACAGAAGCAGCCCATCTCACTGAAGAAAGAGTTACTGGCCATAACACCCGATCAGCTACAAAATTGAAGCCTGATGTTAGTGATGAACCTGAACAGCAAGAAGAAGGAGGTAACATATCAAAGACAAGAAAGGTGAAGAAAGATACAAAAACTACAGTGCCAGACACGGAAGGTGACACAGAAAGCGTGAATCGGCAGGAAACTGAGGTTCTTTCTTCGGTTGATACTGTAAAGAAAACACATACCCAGGATCATTTGGAAGATTCTTGCCAGGTAAGTGAGGATTTGACCTCAGATGCTGCTCTAGAAACAGATCAACAGGAAAAAGAAACTGTGAAGTCTGAAGAGTTAGTGACAAGAAATGATAAAGAGGCCTCAACAGTATTGCAAAATGTGAAGCATATTGTAGGCAATAAATCACCCAGATTAATATTGTCACAAATTGATAAGCATCTAGAACCAAGCCCTGAAAAAGGAACAAATACATTTGCAGCATCCAGTGACATTGGTGAAATTAAGGATTCTCCAAGGCGTAGTTCAAGACGAGGTACAAGCAGAGTGAAAATTGATAAGGAAGAGATCCAGCTGCCGTGCAGAACACCACACAGAGATCATTCAAGAACACCAATTCATATTCAGCAACCAGCAGAGCAAAGGGAGACAGGTGACAGCTTTGCAGCTTCAATAAGGTCAATTTCATGCCGTCGATCGATTCGGGACTCTCCCTATGTTTCGAAAATAAATGATTCTTTCCAGAAACAGAGAATTACTAAGCAGCAGGTAACAGTTAAGAAAACTACTAAAGAATATTTATCAGATAGTAAACTTGATGTATCTACTGAGAAAAGTATTGATGTGACCACCGAATCAGATGAATCATATGTCTCAAGAGATAAAATAGGAAAAAGGAAGGCCTCTACTTTAGAAACTGCAGAAAAAGACCAAGATCATAAAAAGAAATGTACTGTAAAATCTGAGCAAAGCTCCTCAGTTATTTCTGCTGTTTCATCTCCATTGCAGTTGTTAACTCAAAAGCCAGAACCTGTGAGTAGCAGTACACCACTGAAGGTGGTGGAATGTTGTGAAACTGTGCATATGGAGCTCTCAGAAGAGAGTATCACTGATGAGAGTGTGGCATATGAAAAAGCACAAGATAATATTTCTGAGCAATCTCTGTCGTTCGAGAAGGGGGCACCTGTCCCAGAACCCATTTGTGAGCCTGTGTCTCGTAAGTGGTGTTCTATTATGTGA